The Primulina huaijiensis isolate GDHJ02 chromosome 18, ASM1229523v2, whole genome shotgun sequence DNA window tatcaccacatcattaatagaatttaaaattttaaaatctaaaaattgGATCCGAATAATCCATATCAATATGAATTAATGGATAAAGGGTGTTTCGAATCCAAAAGGTGAAAGATATTACGTTAATCCAGATAAAATTCACGCGATCCGCACACCAGAACACGAGCATTGCAAACGAAGTGCACTTTAAAAGAGTTTGGTCCTCTAACAACCTCCGTACCaagattagtttttttttttttttttttttttttttttttttttttttttNTACTGGAAAATGGGgaaatttttttgtcaaaatacATTTAATTGCACATTTTCTGATGTTTTTCTACATTGATTCATAGAGCAGTCTAATTGTTCATTTCCTGGCTTCTTAAAATTGTACATTCCCATCTTACCTTCTTCATTGGTCGGTTCCGAGGAGGTTTTCTTGTCTTCCTAACCCAGAAAGAGCACACACAACAAACCAACAGTTTCATGAGAAGAGAGCGAGAAAATCATCATCGGTATTGCCATCTGAAATGTGATTAGTGGgtttgtttaatttcttgaaatctGCTGTTGGGTATTTTGATCTGTGGACTGATAGGTAAAGTCGACTCTTTTTCTGTAACTAATTTATTGCAGTCAGTTTTAGATCTCTTGGCTTATTTGGGTATTTTACATTCGAGTGCATTTGCCTTTGTGATTTGGAGACGATGGATACGTGTTCCCACCATGATTTGGATAGAACAATTTTTGCGTGAATTCAAGATATGATTGTCCCATTAAACTATTCGACGACTTGGGATTTATAGATGTCCCATTTAAACAGAAGTTTCACCTTTGGCTTGTTCATTCTCTGGATGATAAGTGCTTTTTTCATCCCTGGCTGAGCATACGGATTTGGAGTATCATAATGATGCTTAAAATGCGTGGCACTTCATCTAGATGTACTATATTTGGGGATCTTTGTAGACGCttgtataatatttgaaatgtgGTTGATTTTAAGCTTTTAcagtaataattatttaaatgcattttcCTGAAGCATGAACTACTCaaacttttcttttttatgttataaaaaGTCATTAATAACCCACAATTTTGCAAAGGGTTACAAGCCTGCATCTTAAAATTAACATCGTGTGTTCTTTGGCTCTTTGTTGTTCTCAACTCTTTGTAGGGCTGATTCGTGGAAAGCAAAAACTATGCTCTCCATTCATTTTCTAATAGAGTCTGGGTAACTTTAATGTATATTTTTGAACCTATTTCCCGGAAGGTAGAGAATTATTATGTCCTAGAAGAAATCAACACATGGACCCATAGCTTGCTATAATGGGAGTTTCTCCGAGGAAAGTTTTGGCATTTAAATCTTATCAAAATAAAGCTGAGGTGCTGGTAAAATATTACTTACTGGCCGATCCTCTTATTCCGTACACTGTTGTTCTTGGTGGCATTCTGGTGTTCAAATtggtgagtttgagatttttagttCCTTTTTAATTGCTTATAGTTGTTTTGAAGGATCATATCTTTTACTTCGTTAATATGGAGATACTCACCAGGGTGCCTTTTTGACCGACTGCATagattttttaatttagaaGGACATGTTGCCAACTTAATCAGTTAGTAGCAATAAAGTGATATTGATTCACAAAATGAATTCCATATTTTCCCAACTAAAGTGTTTCTGCTATCGATCTTTTCGTGTGTGTTCGACAATTGGTTTGGCCCTCCAACAGGTGTATGATCTGACTCAGCTCACCAGCTCTTTTTTCTTGAGGACTTATAACGGCCTTACAAAGATTCAACGAATAGAGTGGAACAACCGGTGAATATACACTAGCTCTTCATCTTTATTTCGTGTTTTTATGTTCCTCTGACGCTCTTTGTACTCGACTTTCCTGCAGTGGTGTTTCCACTCTTCATGCCATTTTTATATCAACCATGTCCTTGTATTTTGTGTTCTGGTCCGATCTCTTCTCTGATCACCAATCTATTGGTTTTATTACGTTCCGGAATTCAACTCTCTCAACAGTTACTCTTGGGGTAAACACGGCTTATAGCTTATTTTAACTTGCATAGGGATTCTGATTTGGATTATTTTCTTAAGTTGATCGCTCTTTTTGGTGATTCTGAGAACATCGCTTGGAACAGTGGGCCTTTATATGCATTTCCTTATAATTAATAACTCTTATGATGTTATTTTTTGCCATGGCTGCATCTATGAGATGTTAGAAAAGACAACTAGTAATTGACTATATCATGAGCAATACCACCAAAGGCCTAAGGGAGataaaagatgaaaattttaaatgccAAATTTGTAAAAGCAATCCTATAACCTCGACTATCAATGAACTCAGTCCATCTTATGTTTATGATTGTTGTGCaaatgaaaggtgttatgcatGTAGGCCATTTGTTTGATTTCCAATCTTTGAAATTTGATGTTGaagattttaaaactaaattagTAGTCTGTCCCTGCAACAATTTTGGAAGACTAGAAATTGTAGGCCcttgatttttatataatttgttcTGGTACTTTATTAATGAGGCGAGCCATGATATTCATCTATTTAAGCTCTGTGTGCAACTTTTTGCAGGTATCTGTTGGGTACTTCATTTCAGACCTTGGAATGATTTGTTGGCTGTATCCTTCTTTGGGTGGAGTGGAGTACGTAAGCGCATTTCATTCAAGAAGAgctatttaatttgttttatggGTTGATAatgctctctctctctctctacaCTAAACTAAGTATATGCTGCTTCATGTGGTCAAATTTGGAGATTTCTCTCAATGATAGTGGCATCTGGATTTTTCGTCTATTGTCTGTAACCACCATATACATTTTGTGTAAATGCACCGTAGAAATTAACCCTATTTTTGTCTATAGAGCATTAACTGTGAAATTACATACAAAATATAGCGTAGACCATGACAGTTGTGTCGCTTTTGTGAGTTCAGATAGTCCATCACTCTCTTTCAGTGATTGCCGTGGCATATTCCATGTTTACTGGAGAGGGGCAGCTTTACACGTTCATGGTGCTGCTATCCGAGGTGACAACCCCAGAGATCAACATGAGATGGTTGGTTTTTTGGATGTCGGAAAAAAACACCCTTGATATTGTGCCGGTCTGactgttttcttgataaatTTATGGGGGCTTCTTGCTGTAGGTATCTAGATATTGCTGGGTTGAAGAAATCCAACGCGTATCTGATCAATGGCATTGTGATATTTTTTGCTTGGTTGGTGCGTTGTCCTATTGAACCCTGCAACTGCTTATTTCTTTGTAATGGAGAGCCATTGTTTCAAGTATACTTATAAGTAATCATACTTGTTTGAACTGCAGGTGGCGAGAATTATCTTGTTTGTTTTTATGTTCTACCATGTTTACCTCCACCATGATCAGGTAGTGGCCTTCTTAATGCTCTAAATTCATATTTGCCTAATTGCATTATTTTTCTATGAACTTTTGATGCCGCATGAATGAGTCCCTCTGTAATTCGGCACGTTCTTTCCAAGTAATTTGGTACGAATGAGCcagtttttcaattattttcgtAAATTGTTGAATCCATACTCTCTTGCAGGTCATGCAGATGCACATCATTGGTTTTCTTTTGGTACACGGCACACCCTCTGCACTTGCAATCATGAACTTGATGTGGTTCGGGAAGATTATCAATGGGTTGAAAAAGACTATAGCAAAGAAAACGTGACGAGTTCTCTAGAAGATAGTGTCTTAGATTTTCTCCATTTTT harbors:
- the LOC140964331 gene encoding uncharacterized protein isoform X1; protein product: MGVSPRKVLAFKSYQNKAEVLVKYYLLADPLIPYTVVLGGILVFKLCFCYRSFRVCSTIGLALQQVYDLTQLTSSFFLRTYNGLTKIQRIEWNNRGVSTLHAIFISTMSLYFVFWSDLFSDHQSIGFITFRNSTLSTVTLGVSVGYFISDLGMICWLYPSLGGVEYIVHHSLSVIAVAYSMFTGEGQLYTFMVLLSEVTTPEINMRWYLDIAGLKKSNAYLINGIVIFFAWLVARIILFVFMFYHVYLHHDQVMQMHIIGFLLVHGTPSALAIMNLMWFGKIINGLKKTIAKKT
- the LOC140964331 gene encoding uncharacterized protein isoform X2 yields the protein MGVSPRKVLAFKSYQNKAEVLVKYYLLADPLIPYTVVLGGILVFKLVYDLTQLTSSFFLRTYNGLTKIQRIEWNNRGVSTLHAIFISTMSLYFVFWSDLFSDHQSIGFITFRNSTLSTVTLGVSVGYFISDLGMICWLYPSLGGVEYIVHHSLSVIAVAYSMFTGEGQLYTFMVLLSEVTTPEINMRWYLDIAGLKKSNAYLINGIVIFFAWLVARIILFVFMFYHVYLHHDQVMQMHIIGFLLVHGTPSALAIMNLMWFGKIINGLKKTIAKKT